Proteins encoded together in one Variovorax paradoxus window:
- a CDS encoding VOC family protein — MQSIFHLAFHVRDLDAARRFYGNVLGCAEGRSTDTWVDFDFFGHQISLHLGEPFATTRTGQVGNAMVPMPHFGIVLALPDWEALAERLKAADTDFVLEPQVRFEGQPGEQWTMFFCDPFGNPIEVKGFRSLAALYDK; from the coding sequence ATGCAGAGCATCTTCCATCTTGCCTTTCACGTTCGCGACCTCGATGCGGCCCGTCGCTTCTACGGAAATGTCCTCGGCTGCGCCGAAGGCCGCAGCACCGACACCTGGGTCGACTTCGACTTTTTCGGCCACCAGATCTCCCTGCACCTGGGCGAACCCTTTGCCACCACGCGCACAGGCCAGGTCGGCAACGCCATGGTGCCCATGCCGCATTTCGGCATCGTGCTCGCCTTGCCCGACTGGGAGGCGCTTGCAGAGCGGCTGAAAGCCGCAGACACCGACTTCGTGCTGGAACCCCAGGTGCGTTTCGAGGGGCAGCCGGGCGAGCAATGGACCATGTTCTTCTGCGACCCCTTCGGCAATCCGATCGAGGTCAAGGGGTTCCGTTCGCTCGCCGCGCTGTACGACAAATGA
- a CDS encoding TraB/GumN family protein, translating into MRILRTLSAPARNFDLKAPARSWFLSCLPRLALAGVCSVLAAVAHAACPPSAIASLGKPGSAVGQWNAVDRGLLWRADRDGRTSWLYGTIHLGRAEWVRPGPTVQKALEQSDALALELDARDPATMRSMTQPADPALVARLLSGARAQRLARQNEAACVPPGTMEGLQPILQVTALAGLVARADGLYPEFGVDETLAVSARNNNKPVFALESAASQLKMLTGDSETEEAEQIDAALDELESGQLRAQMKELAEAWARGDADKLGRYPEWCNCVNTPAERRLMKRLLDDRNPGLADGIERMHVGGRRVFAAVGALHMVGPQGLPALLKARGFTVAAVPLSAQPPLAVPAEPAAAPPKAEGRNVRGARNSRNTRDARGTRSSQAAKSSGAKGSKGSAKPAQRASATKGKQRR; encoded by the coding sequence TTGCGGATACTCCGGACCCTCTCTGCGCCAGCGCGCAATTTCGATTTGAAGGCGCCCGCGCGTTCATGGTTTCTTTCCTGCCTGCCGCGCCTCGCGCTGGCGGGCGTCTGCTCGGTTCTTGCGGCCGTGGCGCATGCCGCCTGCCCGCCTTCGGCCATTGCCAGTCTTGGCAAGCCAGGCTCGGCGGTCGGTCAGTGGAATGCGGTCGACCGGGGCTTGCTGTGGCGCGCCGACCGGGACGGGCGGACTTCCTGGCTCTACGGAACCATTCATCTCGGCCGGGCAGAGTGGGTGCGGCCGGGGCCCACGGTGCAAAAAGCGCTGGAGCAGAGCGACGCCCTCGCACTGGAACTCGATGCGCGCGATCCGGCGACCATGCGTTCCATGACCCAGCCGGCAGATCCGGCGCTGGTGGCGCGGCTGCTGAGCGGCGCGCGTGCGCAACGGCTCGCCCGCCAGAACGAGGCGGCCTGCGTACCGCCCGGAACCATGGAGGGGCTGCAGCCCATCTTGCAAGTGACGGCGCTGGCGGGCCTGGTGGCGCGCGCCGACGGCCTGTACCCCGAATTCGGCGTCGACGAGACGCTGGCCGTTTCGGCCCGCAACAACAACAAGCCGGTGTTCGCTCTCGAAAGCGCGGCATCCCAGTTGAAGATGCTGACGGGCGACTCCGAAACCGAAGAGGCGGAACAGATCGACGCCGCCCTCGACGAGCTGGAGTCGGGCCAGCTGCGCGCGCAGATGAAAGAACTGGCCGAAGCCTGGGCCCGCGGCGACGCGGACAAGCTGGGCCGCTATCCCGAATGGTGCAACTGCGTCAACACGCCGGCCGAGCGGCGGCTGATGAAGCGCCTCCTCGACGATCGCAATCCGGGACTGGCGGACGGCATCGAACGCATGCACGTGGGTGGGCGGCGCGTGTTCGCGGCTGTGGGTGCGCTGCACATGGTGGGGCCGCAAGGGCTGCCTGCGCTGTTGAAGGCGCGCGGGTTTACCGTTGCCGCGGTGCCGCTCTCGGCGCAGCCGCCGCTGGCGGTGCCCGCGGAGCCGGCAGCGGCGCCCCCCAAGGCGGAAGGCCGGAACGTACGAGGCGCTCGCAATTCCCGCAATACCCGTGACGCCCGCGGCACGCGCAGCAGCCAGGCCGCCAAGAGCAGCGGCGCCAAGGGTTCCAAGGGCAGTGCCAAGCCCGCGCAGCGGGCGTCCGCCACCAAGGGCAAACAGCGCCGATAA
- a CDS encoding DUF2946 family protein, with protein MHLLRNHPRFIGLVGRWALLWFVLSLGVAVASPIVHPQAVELVCSSVGSVKVVVHTEDGVQEVGASHMDCPLCVLTGAPPPSADPAGFDLPLPLGRVVQSIPAARLAAATAAPLPARGPPTFS; from the coding sequence ATGCACCTGCTGCGCAACCACCCCCGCTTCATCGGCCTTGTTGGCCGCTGGGCGCTGCTGTGGTTCGTGCTCTCGCTCGGCGTGGCGGTGGCGTCGCCCATCGTGCATCCGCAGGCCGTGGAACTGGTGTGTTCGAGCGTTGGCTCGGTCAAGGTGGTGGTTCACACCGAAGACGGCGTGCAGGAAGTGGGCGCCTCGCACATGGACTGCCCGCTGTGCGTGCTCACCGGTGCGCCGCCTCCTTCGGCGGACCCCGCCGGTTTTGATCTCCCCTTGCCGCTGGGCCGCGTGGTCCAGTCCATTCCCGCCGCGCGCCTTGCCGCGGCCACCGCCGCGCCGTTGCCGGCGCGCGGGCCGCCCACCTTCTCCTGA
- a CDS encoding TonB-dependent receptor — translation MAFPFGAPLWAQDAPEPPESGSGARTLSTVTVSDGRPTSLPTQIPTTIEGVTGEQVSETVNATDSEDALKYLPSLVVRKRYIGDFNHAVLATRASGTGNSARSLVFADGIMLSNPLGNGATYAPRWGMVSPEEIERVDVLYGPFSAAYPGNSVGAVVDYVTRMPTRLEAHVKLSGFASNFGLYNSHSSPAGQQIDLSLGSRSGNWSWWLSASRTHSKGQALVFGNRLVSAGTVGSAGTPVTGAVLGLNPSNQPWWLAGGSTLYDTTQEQAKLKVAYDFSPTLRATYTFGAWNNTTHGSVDTYLRDALGRPVYSGRVNIAGRTYNLDSPSAALAPTETALTHYMHGLSVKSHTGGVFDWEVAASLFDYSSDTSRTPTTPLPGAFNGGPGRTTDMGGSGWHTFKAAGTWRPTGSAEGVGAHVVDFGFQQDTARLRTSVGNTLDWIGGPVVAPFSAFNGNTRLQSLYVQDTWRFAEEWKATFGLRHERWEAYGGQLGNAARLLDFAPRKNSYDSPKAAVAWQATPDWLFKASTGRAVRMPTVSELYQGSIEGNRIVNTDPNLRPERSWTTELSAERDLKSWGVDGVLRTTLFVENTKDALYSQALTNLVSTVQNVDAIRTRGLEVALNAVDVGIKGLDLGGSLTLTRSKIVANSGFAASVGRDQPRVPKVRATLLATYRPDARWSYTVGARYSGKQYGTLDNSDSNGAAYMGFSKFFVVDARIRYRIDRQWSAAVGMDNLNNNKYWAFHPYPQRTFVAELKFDL, via the coding sequence ATGGCATTTCCCTTTGGCGCGCCCTTGTGGGCGCAAGACGCGCCCGAGCCGCCTGAAAGCGGCAGCGGCGCGCGCACGCTGAGCACCGTCACGGTCAGTGACGGCCGCCCAACCTCGCTGCCGACGCAGATTCCCACCACCATCGAGGGGGTGACGGGCGAACAGGTCTCCGAAACGGTCAATGCGACCGACAGCGAAGACGCGCTCAAATACCTGCCCAGCCTCGTGGTGCGCAAGCGCTACATCGGTGATTTCAACCATGCGGTACTGGCCACGCGCGCCTCGGGCACGGGCAACAGCGCTCGCTCGCTGGTGTTCGCCGACGGCATCATGCTGTCGAACCCGCTAGGCAACGGCGCCACCTACGCGCCGCGCTGGGGCATGGTGTCGCCCGAAGAAATCGAACGGGTCGACGTGCTGTACGGGCCCTTTTCCGCCGCCTACCCGGGCAATTCGGTCGGCGCCGTGGTCGACTACGTGACGCGCATGCCCACCAGGCTCGAAGCGCACGTCAAGCTCAGCGGCTTCGCTTCGAACTTCGGCCTTTACAACAGCCATTCGTCTCCGGCGGGCCAGCAGATCGATTTGTCGCTGGGGAGCCGCAGCGGCAACTGGTCCTGGTGGCTCAGCGCCTCGCGCACCCACAGCAAGGGGCAGGCGCTGGTGTTCGGCAACCGGCTGGTGAGCGCCGGCACGGTGGGCAGTGCCGGCACTCCGGTGACCGGCGCGGTGCTGGGGCTGAACCCATCGAACCAGCCCTGGTGGCTGGCGGGCGGCTCGACCCTCTACGACACCACGCAGGAGCAGGCCAAGCTGAAGGTCGCCTACGACTTTTCGCCCACCCTGCGCGCAACGTACACCTTTGGCGCGTGGAACAACACCACGCACGGCAGCGTCGACACCTACCTGCGCGATGCGCTCGGACGGCCCGTGTATTCAGGGCGCGTGAACATCGCGGGGCGAACGTACAACCTGGATTCGCCGAGCGCCGCCCTGGCACCGACGGAGACAGCGCTCACTCACTACATGCACGGCCTTTCGGTCAAGAGCCACACCGGCGGCGTGTTCGACTGGGAGGTGGCGGCAAGCTTGTTCGACTATTCAAGCGACACCTCGCGCACGCCGACCACCCCGTTGCCGGGCGCATTCAACGGCGGGCCCGGCCGAACCACTGACATGGGCGGCTCCGGCTGGCACACCTTCAAAGCCGCGGGCACCTGGCGGCCGACCGGCTCCGCTGAAGGCGTGGGCGCCCATGTGGTCGACTTCGGTTTTCAGCAGGACACGGCGCGGCTCCGCACCAGCGTCGGCAATACGCTCGACTGGATCGGCGGGCCGGTGGTGGCGCCGTTTTCCGCCTTCAACGGCAACACGCGATTGCAGTCGCTGTATGTGCAGGACACCTGGCGCTTTGCCGAAGAGTGGAAAGCAACGTTCGGCTTGCGCCACGAGCGATGGGAAGCCTATGGCGGCCAGCTCGGCAACGCTGCGAGGCTGCTCGACTTTGCGCCGCGCAAGAACAGCTACGACTCGCCCAAGGCGGCGGTCGCCTGGCAAGCCACACCGGACTGGTTGTTCAAGGCATCGACCGGCCGCGCGGTGCGCATGCCGACCGTGAGCGAGCTCTACCAGGGATCGATCGAAGGCAACCGCATCGTCAATACCGACCCGAACCTGCGGCCGGAGCGCTCCTGGACCACCGAACTCAGTGCCGAGCGCGACCTGAAAAGCTGGGGCGTCGACGGCGTGCTGCGTACCACGCTGTTCGTGGAGAACACGAAGGACGCGCTCTATAGCCAGGCGCTCACCAACCTGGTGAGCACGGTGCAGAACGTCGATGCCATTCGCACGCGCGGCCTCGAGGTGGCGCTGAATGCGGTGGACGTGGGCATCAAGGGGCTGGACCTGGGCGGCAGCCTGACGCTGACCCGGTCGAAGATTGTTGCCAACAGCGGTTTTGCCGCCAGTGTGGGCCGCGATCAGCCGCGCGTGCCGAAAGTGCGTGCCACGCTGCTCGCCACCTACCGGCCCGATGCGAGATGGAGCTATACGGTGGGCGCACGATACAGCGGCAAGCAGTACGGCACGCTCGACAACAGCGATTCGAACGGCGCGGCTTACATGGGCTTTTCGAAGTTCTTCGTTGTCGATGCGCGCATCCGCTACCGCATCGACCGGCAGTGGAGCGCCGCCGTGGGCATGGACAACCTGAACAACAACAAGTACTGGGCCTTTCACCCGTATCCGCAACGCACCTTCGTGGCCGAGCTCAAGTTCGACCTCTGA
- a CDS encoding copper chaperone PCu(A)C, whose translation MNHPRINLKTVAACAMLASASTAFAHVTLPRGGATVGSDYNAAFRVGHACEGAKATTGLAVRLPKGFVLSDAQARKGWKLDVQKSAGDGEVRWTAESAQTALPASERTEFVLRGKVPSTPGPLWFKVLQTCDVGSIDWAEVPASGNSTAGLKTPAAKLDVVAQGVATVDVRDGWVRQSVPGQSGTGAFMKLTAPMGAKLVGISTPAAGVAEVHEMKMEGDTMKMRELPGGLDLPAGQTVELKPGGYHVMMMDLKQALAKGATVPMTLRFEDAKGQKTSLDVKLPVGAPEGADAAAPAHQHKH comes from the coding sequence ATGAACCATCCGCGCATCAACCTCAAGACCGTTGCCGCATGCGCCATGCTGGCGAGCGCGTCCACCGCTTTTGCCCACGTGACCCTGCCGCGGGGCGGCGCGACTGTGGGCAGCGACTACAACGCCGCCTTCCGCGTGGGCCATGCCTGCGAAGGGGCCAAGGCCACCACCGGCCTGGCCGTTCGCCTGCCGAAGGGCTTCGTGCTGAGCGACGCCCAGGCGCGCAAGGGCTGGAAGCTCGACGTGCAGAAAAGCGCCGGCGATGGCGAAGTGCGCTGGACCGCCGAAAGTGCCCAAACCGCGTTGCCCGCCAGTGAACGCACCGAATTCGTGTTGCGCGGCAAGGTGCCCTCCACGCCCGGTCCGCTGTGGTTCAAGGTGCTGCAGACCTGCGATGTCGGCAGCATCGATTGGGCGGAAGTGCCGGCATCGGGCAACTCGACGGCGGGCCTCAAGACGCCTGCCGCCAAGCTCGACGTGGTGGCGCAGGGCGTGGCCACGGTGGACGTGCGCGATGGCTGGGTGCGCCAGTCGGTCCCGGGGCAAAGCGGCACGGGTGCTTTCATGAAGCTCACCGCGCCCATGGGCGCCAAGCTGGTCGGCATCTCGACGCCGGCGGCCGGTGTGGCCGAGGTGCACGAGATGAAGATGGAAGGCGACACCATGAAGATGCGCGAGCTGCCGGGCGGCCTGGATCTTCCCGCTGGCCAGACGGTGGAACTCAAGCCGGGCGGCTATCACGTGATGATGATGGACCTGAAGCAGGCATTGGCCAAGGGAGCGACGGTGCCAATGACGCTCCGCTTCGAGGATGCAAAGGGCCAGAAGACATCGCTCGACGTGAAGCTGCCGGTGGGCGCACCGGAAGGCGCCGATGCGGCCGCGCCGGCTCATCAGCACAAGCACTGA
- a CDS encoding phospholipase D family protein, translating to MSSISAFLGRSLVLLAILLQGACAQLPENVDRPVSTALPPSSGTPLEALVQQRRKTDAARFESGFLLLGGAPAAYGSRLALIEGAQKTLDLQYYAIHADASTGRLLRSIRSAAQRGVRVRILLDDLHSTGRDAMVLAMAFVPNIEMRLFNPLAGGRRSSFARMLNSAGDASRIQQRMHNKLFIADNVLGVTGGRNLGDAYFGNALKGNFIDVDILAAGPIVQDLSRSFDSYWNNERAYPVQSLVKREELKAIRERAQQADRELADESTRAQNAAPAPANDEPKPGAAPTSAQLARAWDEKPLDLKTARFVWAPAVMLADQPGKIPADKGPDQTRAPGLVVSHPGDAAGSSRRAASLQATSDLAAGSDTVVEGLLQLIGQARSDLLIISPYFVPGPDMKQAFAAARGRGVRIRVLTNSLASNDAPVAHVGYARHREDLLKLGVELYELRSEQAGVSSAFGSSGSGNLGESRAMLHSKVLVMDGRLLVVGSMNLDLRSQLQNTEIALLVRSAELSRAASEQIERGMREGSWRVELNDGSLLWRAPEGSGLKDTSTEPDASMTLRLLLRLFGPLAPDQLL from the coding sequence ATGTCTTCCATCTCCGCGTTCCTCGGCCGGTCTCTCGTGCTCCTGGCCATCTTGCTGCAAGGCGCCTGCGCGCAATTGCCCGAGAACGTCGACCGGCCGGTATCGACCGCACTTCCCCCCTCATCCGGCACGCCGCTGGAGGCCCTGGTCCAGCAGCGGCGAAAAACCGACGCGGCACGCTTCGAATCGGGTTTTCTGCTGCTCGGGGGCGCTCCCGCCGCCTACGGCAGCCGGCTCGCCCTGATAGAGGGGGCGCAGAAAACGCTCGATTTGCAGTACTACGCCATCCACGCCGATGCCAGTACCGGGCGGCTGCTGCGGAGCATCCGCTCGGCAGCCCAGCGCGGCGTGCGCGTACGGATCCTGCTCGACGACCTTCACAGCACCGGCCGGGATGCGATGGTGCTGGCCATGGCCTTCGTGCCCAACATCGAAATGCGGCTGTTCAACCCGCTTGCGGGCGGGCGCCGCTCTTCGTTCGCGCGCATGCTCAATTCCGCCGGTGATGCCTCGCGCATCCAGCAGCGGATGCACAACAAGCTCTTCATTGCGGACAACGTTCTCGGCGTAACAGGTGGCCGCAACCTGGGCGACGCGTATTTCGGCAACGCGCTGAAGGGCAACTTCATCGATGTGGACATCCTGGCCGCCGGACCGATCGTGCAGGACCTGTCGCGCAGCTTCGACAGCTATTGGAACAACGAGCGCGCCTATCCCGTGCAATCGCTGGTCAAGCGCGAAGAATTGAAAGCCATCCGCGAGCGCGCGCAGCAGGCCGACCGCGAGCTGGCCGACGAATCCACCCGCGCGCAGAACGCAGCGCCAGCACCTGCCAACGACGAACCGAAGCCTGGCGCCGCCCCCACTTCTGCGCAACTTGCCCGCGCCTGGGACGAAAAGCCTCTTGATCTGAAGACCGCCCGCTTCGTCTGGGCGCCCGCAGTCATGCTCGCCGATCAGCCCGGAAAGATCCCGGCCGACAAAGGACCCGACCAGACAAGAGCGCCTGGCCTGGTGGTCAGCCACCCCGGAGATGCGGCCGGTTCGTCGCGGCGAGCGGCATCGCTCCAGGCCACGTCCGATCTTGCCGCCGGCAGCGATACGGTGGTCGAGGGCTTGTTGCAGCTGATCGGGCAGGCGCGCAGCGACCTGCTCATCATTTCGCCTTATTTCGTGCCTGGCCCCGACATGAAGCAGGCCTTCGCGGCGGCCCGGGGACGCGGGGTTCGCATCAGGGTGCTGACCAACTCCCTGGCTTCGAACGACGCCCCGGTGGCGCACGTGGGCTATGCCCGGCATCGGGAAGACCTGCTCAAGCTCGGCGTCGAGCTCTATGAACTGCGCAGCGAGCAGGCCGGCGTGAGCAGCGCATTCGGCTCCTCCGGCAGCGGCAACCTGGGCGAATCGCGCGCCATGCTGCACTCGAAGGTGCTGGTGATGGACGGCCGGCTGCTGGTGGTCGGATCGATGAATCTCGACTTGCGCTCGCAATTGCAGAACACTGAAATTGCGCTGCTGGTACGAAGCGCCGAGCTCTCCCGCGCCGCCTCCGAGCAGATCGAGCGCGGCATGCGCGAAGGCTCATGGCGCGTCGAACTGAACGATGGTTCGCTGCTCTGGCGCGCACCCGAAGGCAGCGGCCTGAAAGACACGTCCACCGAGCCCGACGCGAGCATGACCCTGCGCCTGCTGCTCAGGCTGTTCGGCCCCCTGGCGCCCGACCAGTTGCTGTAG